A part of Brassica rapa cultivar Chiifu-401-42 chromosome A05, CAAS_Brap_v3.01, whole genome shotgun sequence genomic DNA contains:
- the LOC117134433 gene encoding DNA ligase 1-like, with protein sequence MTYPWGRTAYEFLVDSIKLLHPQGGSYTLSGFKDVLLVWAYESVTVFGELYGRKVNPDEIPLLRWGGSRTRASLATTIAKEMNDHGTVRVRKMVMKEGLEELFPQWKDEADYPQLDNLIKDIHADRFVRDFYVQSNEKNKKTKAGVSSEAEPPSKKQKKGKKQKEVKINEGETAVVEEKESAKEKGRSEAVLLNIVAHLEKLDQKFDSRLTEYDTKFGDFSQGLLDTIGNTVKTTVEERLRVLGVSNSSQPEGQHVMVSEDNQQPESNSCQPDGQNVMVSEDNRQPDSNSGQPASKTPIDKQSEDSQPQKTPDKGQSEKNLADDIAKADAKGMGAKLNSKVVRDKAAGVKKNLDSAFGNADATNADLVSDSPGKEPPFGRGCRGLGKRNNLAADLERNEAELKKKQKQEEAELKRKKKQEEAELKKKQKKEEAELKKKKKQEEADLKKKKKQEEADSKKDIPASKRTRSGTIRIPIPTKKIKNTKYSDELWPDSDVEEDERKKYGRIKEYRLKAVQLSPDGSQMSAEFGPSVPFLHIGDNVTTCMRKGFEPSPAIYDPLGPVDPVKRDNLLQHLKPHEEIPHGEAHEDIEFYRILITPRPWPIKEYGWLVQNVSIQLSYIYFTAKL encoded by the exons ATGACTTATCCTTGGGGTCGGACTGCCTATGAATTTCTTGTTGATTCTATCAAGTTGTTGCATCCACAAGGAGGGTCGTACACCCTTAGCGGCTTCAAGGACGTGTTATTGGTTTGGGCGTATGAATCTGTCACAGTGTTCGGAGAGCTTTATGGCAGAAAAGTGAATCCAGACGAAATTCCGCTTTTGCGATGGGGTGGAAGTCGTACTCGTGCAAGTCTTGCTACTACAATAGCTAAGGAGATGAATGATCATGGAACG GTGCGTGTGAGGAAAATGGTGATGAAGGAGGGTCTAGAAGAGCTGTTTCCTCAGTGGAAGGATGAAGCAGATTACCCACAACTTGATAACCTAATTAAAGATATACATGCAGATAGGTTTGTTAGAGATTTTTATGTGCAATCGAatgagaagaacaaaaaaacgaAGGCTGGAGTTTCGTCAGAGGCTGAGCCACCctcaaagaagcagaagaaaggtAAGAAACAGAAGGAGGTGAAAATCAATGAGGGTGAAACTGCTGTTGTAGAGGAGAAGGAGAGTGCAAAGGAGAAGGGTCGTAGCGAAGCGGTTCTGCTGAACATAGTTGCTCATCTCGAGAAGTTGGACCAAAAATTTGACTCGAGATTAACAGAATACGACACCAAGTTTGGAGATttttcccaaggccttttggataCCATTGGAAATACAGTGAAAACTACAGTTGAAGAGCGTCTGAGAGTTTTGGGGGTGTCCAATAGTAGTCAACCTGAAGGTCAACACGTGATGGTCTCAGAAGACAACCAACAGCCGGAGTCCAATAGTTGTCAACCTGATGGTCAAAACGTGATGGTCTCAGAAGACAACCGACAGCCGGACTCCAATAGTGGTCAACCTGCATCTAAGACCCCTATTGATAAACAGTCCGAAGACAGCCAACCGCAAAAGACCCCTGATAAAGGCCAATCTGAGAAGAATCTGGCAGATGATATTGCTAAAGCTGATGCGAAAGGTATGGGAGCAAAGCTGAATTCGAAGGTTGTCAGGGATAAGGCTGCTGGGGTGAAAAAGAACTTGGATTCGGCGTTTGGTAATGCCGATGCAACAAATGCTGATTTGGTCTCTGATTCTCCTGGTAAGGAACCACCATTCGGACGCGGTTGCAGGGGCTTAGGGAAAAGAAATAACTTAGCGGCTGATTTGGAGAGGAATGAAGCTGAgttaaagaagaagcagaagcaagaagaagctgagttgaagaggaagaagaagcaagaagaggctgagttaaagaagaagcagaagaaagaagaggctgagttaaagaagaaaaagaagcaagaagaggctgatttaaagaagaagaagaagcaagaagaggctGACTCAAAGAAGGATATTCCTGCTTCAAAAAGGACTCGCAGTGGTACAATAAGAATACCCATTCCGACTAAGAAAATTAAGAACACCAAGTATTCAGACGAACTGTGGCCGGACTCTGATGTGGAGGAAGATGAAAGGAAAAAGTATGGAAGAATAAAGGAGTATCGGCTGAAAGCTGTTCAATTATCTCCAGATGGGTCTCAAATGAGTGCAGAATTTGGTCCTTCTGTACCATTTCTCCACATCGGAGACAATGTAACGACGTGCATGAGAAAAGGTTTTGAACCTTCACCTGCAATATATGATCCCCTAGGACCTGTTGATCCGGTTAAAAGGGATAATCTTTTGCAACACCTAAAGCCACACGA GGAAATTCCACATGGAGAAGCTCACGAGGATATTGAGTTCTACAGAATCCTCATCACTCCAAGACCTTGGCCCATCAAAGAATATGGATGGCTGGTTCAAAATGTAAGTATACAGCTGAGTTATATTTACTTTACGGCTAAGTTATAA